A part of Carassius carassius chromosome 32, fCarCar2.1, whole genome shotgun sequence genomic DNA contains:
- the LOC132112371 gene encoding bone morphogenetic protein 2-like, with protein sequence MIMVSSGCALMVLMVTQVFFGGSSGLVPQTGRSSLSQDVLHAFELRLLSMFGLKHRPRPSRSAVVPQYMMDLFSMHSVNAEQNNSNRPKGSLGKGSERSASRANTIRSFHHDESMEDLSSLSGKTTQRFLFNLNSIPGEEFVTSAELRIFREQVVSNGSEGFHRINIHEIIKPSGSFQEPITRLLDTRLVQHSLSKWESFDVSPAVMRWTTDFHPNHGFVVEIVHPDRVEEDSKRHVRVSRSLHDREDTWPQMRPLLVTYSHDGKGNVLHSREKRQVRTNKQRKKQKANCRRHSLYVDFSDVGWNDWIVAPPGYHAFYCQGECPFPLADHLNSTNHAIVQTLVNSVNSNIPRACCVPTDLSPVSLLYLDEYERVILKNYQDMVVEACGCR encoded by the exons ATGATCATGGTCTCCTCCGGCTGCGCTCTGATGGTTCTGATGGTCACTCAGGTGTTCTTTGGAGGCTCTAGTGGACTCGTACCCCAGACCGGCCGCTCTTCTCTGTCTCAGGACGTCCTGCACGCGTTTGAACTTCGACTTCTGAGCATGTTTGGACTCAAACACAGACCGAGGCCCAGCAGGTCTGCGGTGGTTCCGCAATACATGATGGACTTGTTCTCGATGCACTCGGTGAACGCGGAGCAGAACAACAGCAACAGACCCAAGGGATCTTTAGGAAAAGGCTCGGAAAGATCTGCCAGCCGCGCGAATACGATCAGGAGCTTCCACCATGATG AATCCATGGAGGACCTGTCCAGTTTGAGCGGAAAGACGACTCAGCGTTTCCTCTTCAACCTGAACTCTATACCGGGCGAGGAGTTTGTGACGTCAGCGGAGCTGCGGATTTTCCGAGAGCAGGTCGTGAGCAACGGCAGCGAGGGATTTCACCGCATTAACATTCACGAGATCATTAAACCGTCCGGTTCCTTTCAAGAACCCATCACGAGACTCCTGGACACCAGGCTGGTTCAGCACAGCTTGAGCAAGTGGGAGAGTTTCGACGTGAGTCCCGCGGTCATGAGATGGACCACAGACTTTCATCCCAACCATGGCTTCGTGGtggaaatagttcacccagatcGTGTGGAAGAGGACTCCAAAAGACACGTCCGCGTCAGCAGGTCCCTGCACGACAGAGAGGACACGTGGCCCCAAATGAGGCCATTACTGGTGACCTATAGCCATGACGGGAAGGGAAACGTGCTGCACTCTCGCGAGAAGAGGCAAGTACGGACAAACAAACAGCGGAAGAAGCAAAAAGCCAACTGCAGGAGACATTCCCTCTATGTGGACTTCAGCGATGTAGGGTGGAACGACTGGATAGTCGCCCCGCCGGGCTACCATGCCTTTTACTGCCAGGGCGAGTGTCCGTTTCCACTGGCAGACCACCTGAACTCCACCAACCATGCTATTGTACAGACACTGGTGAACTCGGTGAACAGCAACATTCCCCGGGCCTGCTGCGTTCCCACGGACTTGAGCCCGGTTTCGCTGCTCTATCTGGACGAATACGAGCGGGTGATCTTAAAAAACTACCAGGACATGGTCGTAGAGGCCTGCGGATGCCGCTGA
- the LOC132112373 gene encoding protein DVR-1-like encodes MMLCVIPNLLFLMLSLPSLTFINTENVNTQEKLFLSSMGLSSRPKPSHQAPVPSLLWKMFKKGSKPTLTSDSDPCVVSEYGVRGNIVRFIQDQGSLVSAPAVHCFNCVRKHLFFNMSVLEDVEQLSFAQLEMKFKQDLSHLGPHVFSVDLYRVLRTMLKGVTHESSRKLLLSQSLGPGAHASVHINLTDLAETWRKPGKNYGMQVELQLKHLSNVLQEHAYVKTPHSAVQIAPMPELHSSLVVVSLNPLQCRSRRKRSAAYYLPVTPSNVCKPRRLYIDFKDVGWQDWIIAPQGYLANYCHGECPFPLSESLNGTNHAILQTLVHSFDPKGTPQPCCVPIKLSPISMLYYDNNDNVVLRHYEDMVVDECGCR; translated from the exons ATGATGCTCTGTGTGATTCCCAATctcttgtttttaatgttaagTCTGCCTTCTCTTACTTTTATAAACACAGAAAATGTTAACACGCAAGAGAAGCTGTTTTTAAGTTCGATGGGTCTCTCGAGTCGCCCAAAGCCTTCACATCAGGCTCCAGTGCCGTCTCTGCTGTGGAAAATGTTCAAAAAGGGCAGCAAACCGACCTTAACGTCCGACAGCGATCCATGTGTGGTGTCAGAGTATGGAGTCAGGGGAAATATTGTCCGGTTCATCCAGGATCAAG GTAGTCTGGTCTCTGCTCCGGCCGTCCACTGCTTTAATTGTGTGAGAAAGCATCTGTTTTTCAACATGTCGGTGCTGGAGGATGTTGAGCAACTCTCCTTTGCTCAGCTGGAAATGAAGTTCAAACAGGATCTGTCTCACCTGGGACCGCATGTTTTCAGCGTGGACCTGTACAGGGTTTTGAGGACCATGTTGAAAGGAGTGACTCATGAGTCCAGCCGTAAACTACTCCTGTCTCAGTCACTTGGGCCTGGTGCGCACGCTTCTGTGCACATCAATCTGACCGATCTGGCGGAAACCTGGAGAAAACCAGGTAAGAACTACGGGATGCAAGTGGAGTTGCAGCTCAAGCACTTGAGCAACGTGCTTCAGGAGCATGCATATGTGAAAACCCCACATTCAGCTGTGCAGATTGCTCCGATGCCAGAGTTGCACTCGTCTCTGGTGGTGGTGTCGTTGAATCCGCTTCAGTGCAGGTCCAGGAGAAAGCGAAGCGCTGCGTATTACTTACCTGTGACGCCCAGTAACGTGTGCAAACCCAGAAGGCTCTACATTGACTTCAAAGACGTGGGCTGGCAGGACTGGATCATTGCACCTCAGGGATATTTGGCCAATTACTGCCATGGAGAGTGTCCTTTCCCTCTGAGTGAAAGTTTGAATGGGACCAACCACGCCATCCTGCAGACCTTGGTCCATTCGTTTGATCCTAAAGGGACGCCTCAGCCCTGCTGCGTTCCCATCAAACTGTCCCCCATCTCCATGCTGTATTACGACAATAACGATAATGTGGTTCTGAGACATTATGAAGACATGGTGGTGGATGAGTGTGGATGCAGATGA